The proteins below come from a single Argentina anserina chromosome 1, drPotAnse1.1, whole genome shotgun sequence genomic window:
- the LOC126790553 gene encoding uncharacterized protein LOC126790553, producing MASTATLITLLILSIFAISATARPCNTLFLSSYSVSLRRLPSPSGFVTVVTEIRQLRPIRFYQDAAADEPRRPLSTDLSSLRDRTKDILSIVVALLFGVGCGALTAATMYLAWSLFSARQSFDDAEDDFSPKKMGYVKIPEAVKAAPVKEAAAV from the coding sequence ATGGCGTCAACGGCGACTCTGATTACTCTTCTAATCCTCTCCATCTTCGCAATCTCCGCCACCGCCAGACCCTGCAAcactctcttcctctcctcctaCTCCGTCTCCCTCCGCCGCCTCCCCTCCCCCTCCGGCTTCGTCACCGTCGTCACCGAGATCAGACAGCTCCGCCCCATCCGCTTCTACCAGGACGCCGCCGCCGATGAGCCCCGCCGCCCTCTCTCCACCGACCTCAGTTCCCTCCGCGATCGCACCAAGGACATCCTCAGCATCGTCGTCGCGCTCCTCTTCGGCGTCGGCTGCGGCGCCCTCACCGCCGCCACCATGTACCTGGCCTGGTCCCTCTTCTCCGCCCGCCAGTCGTTCGATGACGCCGAGGATGACTTCAGCCCCAAGAAGATGGGGTATGTCAAGATTCCCGAGGCCGTTAAGGCGGCGCCGGTGAAGGAAGCCGCGGCGGTATGA
- the LOC126803389 gene encoding LOW QUALITY PROTEIN: kinesin-like protein KIN-7N (The sequence of the model RefSeq protein was modified relative to this genomic sequence to represent the inferred CDS: inserted 3 bases in 2 codons; substituted 2 bases at 2 genomic stop codons) has translation MASDQPRVIPLDVVITHKTLIFRDKTWRKRIEGDKVVTVLMGFSDSGQNRSIDAQENLSGSFALSGDEKDHVFDEMCSNSRVYDLLTKDIIHAVVEGFNGTAFAYGQTSSGKTFTMXYPRIIHRAVRDVFERIHMMSTREFLIRVLYMEIYNEEINDFLAVENQKLQIHESLELGIFVAGLREEIVSNVXHVLKLLEFGEVHLIHFEETNMNARSSRSHTIFRMVIESKEKDINAGADVVRVSVLNLIDLAGFERIAKTGAGGIRLKEGKHIKKSLMSLGNVINKLSDGAKKRLLIXMQGHIPYRDSKLTRILQPALGGNTKTSIICTIAPQEVHIEETRGTLQFASRAKXITNCAQVNEILTEASLLKRQKQEIEELHGVSCPLLLCKIYKNKK, from the exons ATGGCATCAGACCAGCCTAGAGTTATTCCTCTCGACGTCGTCATCACCCATAAAACTTTAATTTTCAGAGACAAGACCTGGAGAAAGAGAATCGAAGGAGATAAGGTAGTGACAGTTTTAATGGGGTTTTCTGATTCCGGCCAA AATCGATCAATTGATGCTCAAGAAAATCTGTCGGGTTCCTTTGCACTTTCCGGCGACGAGAAAG ATCATGTGTTCGATGAAATGTGCAGCAATTCTAGGGTTTACGATCTTCTCACCAAGGACATAATCCACGCCGTAGTTGAAGGTTTTAATG GAACTGCATTTGCGTATGGGCAGACCAGCAGTGGCAAGACTTTCACTAT ATATCCTCGAATCATTCACCGAGCGGTTAGGGATGTGTTTGAGAGAATTCACATG ATGTCGACCCGAGAGTTTCTTATTCGAGTTTTGTACATGGAAATATATAATGAAGAAATTAATGACTTTTTGGCTGTGGAGAACCAGAAATTGCAGATTCATGAGAGTTTGGAG CTTGGAATATTTGTAGCTGGTCTTAGAGAGGAAATTGTCAGTAATGTTTAACATGTGTTGAAACTCCTTGAATTTGGAGAAG TGCATTTAATACACTTTGAAGAAACAAATATGAATGCTCGGAGTAGTAGATCTCACACAATATTCAGAATG GTAATTGAAAGCAAAGAGAAGGACATTAATGCAGGTGCTGATGTCGTTCGTGTCTCAGTCTTG AATTTGATAGATTTAGCTGGTTTTGAACGAATTGCTAAAACTGGAGCTGGAGGCATACGTTTGAAGGAGGGAAAACATATAAAGAAGAGCTTAATGAGTCTTGGTAATGTGATTAACAAGCTAAGTGATGGTGCGAAAAAAAG ATTATTGATTTGAATGCAGGGCCATATTCCTTATCGTGATAGTAAGCTAACCCGTATACTTCAACCTGCCCTTGGTGGTAATACAAAAACTTCAATAATATGCACTATAGCACCACAAGAG GTACATATTGAGGAAACAAGGGGAACCCTTCAGTTTGCTAGCAGAGCTA CGATTACTAACTGCGCTCAAGTAAACGAG ATCTTGACAGAAGCATCCTTACTGAAGAGACAAAAACAAGAGATAGAAGAGCTTCATGGAGTTTCATGCCCTTTGTTATTGTGCAAAatctataaaaataaaaaataa